The nucleotide sequence GATAATTAGATGCTAATTTGAATTCTATTTTTGATAGTTATAGGTGTCGAAAAACAAATTGGTTTAGTACTTTAAGCTACTTTATTCTGTTACTAAGAATGTTTCATAACTATTAATCAGAcgataaacaataaaattatacaaaaaaaaagtctttgttCCAAATTTTCAATTCACATTTGTCACACATTACTTCTCCGCGTTATTTGTgatcatcatattcatatatacacacatatatattaatataacctattttgttcATAAGTAGAGAcctattttaaattataaagaaataatttgttctttttattcttttcttctcttgcaAGACAGCTTGCTTATACCAACACATCGCGCGAGCAGAACAGTTAAATTACACAAAACATGAAACCGTGTTATGACGCGTTCACATTTATTTTACTGTATCTGCgttaattttagaaaacacgCGATGACTCATTCGCCGCGTTAGCTCTATTGGTTTACAACCTTGGAACAATCCCTGAGATCGAGGTCATGGGTACGAGAAAACAATTCGACATTTATGACTTTtgcgtttttctttttctttttcaaaaaattaataaattcaaaatttaaatatattagagtGGGAAAATGTTGAAGGATTTTACATgtgaaccaaaaaacaaaaaaaataaaaatccagaaaaatacaaaaaaacgtCAAAGAAGTAACGTTAGAAGGAGACCACGATTTGCATGTGAAATAGACATAAAGAAGACAGTTCGTATTTCGAAGTTACGGGGCTCTGCATATCTCAGAAGAAAACCGATTTGACTGTTTTTGGACCAGTActacttatatatttataatttttctcaTCATATcgaatttgaataataattttattcttatgATACGAGTCACCAAGATTATCCTTGTGctatatattttggttatcGTGTGTGTTTCAACACACGATATATTTGTGTTTAGGATAGGTATCATAGTCTTTGGTAGTAATCATAAATGTTACCCGTGGTCAATAACTTATATTGGCCTAGTAATTTCAGAAAATATGAATGGTAAAAATTGCACGAGTCTTTGGTTAACGATTGGATTATAAGATTATAAAACGACATACTTCTGATAATTAACTGACATCTGGAATTGAAATTACATACAGAGTTCATCAACTAACTGGTCCATAACAAGGTCAAGAATCTCTTGACCAAATTCGACACAAAGATCTTCGACCTGAGTAAAGTCAACGGGTTTAGTTGACGACGAAGCAGAAACCCAAGTGGAAGACTTCATGTCTTCTTCAGACAGATCTGAGAGCATATTCATTAGTTTTGTGATAAACTCTGTCTCTTCAGAATCATTGCTGGTTTCTTTCTTGgtacttgtttttgttgttgctggtGATGAAGAGCAtgaagattttgttgttgtctctacTTGCTTTGTTGTTGACAACTCCGATGCACTTTCtgaatctccttttttttttttcaaattaaagtgacatttaaaatatgattgggaaaatacaaataaaaattcttgAAAATGTTGATAAAGTCTCATTTTCGCAGCTTTTTTTTACagtaaaaccaagaaaaaatgttCAAAGGGAAGAAGATGTTCAaaggttaaattttaaataagagtTATCCGACGTTTATGGAAAATTCTTGTATTGGTCAAAATTTTGAATGATACTATTAAGTATTTCAAATAAAGTGCACTGAATGGGTTAAACACTTAAAATGTTGACCAATGACCAAATTTTTACCTACTAAACATCAGAAGTTTCTCTTTTGGCAAACTTTCaaagaagatttttaaaataattaatttacgttcaaatatatatatgatatatctttaaaaaaaatataaaagtaaagaaataaaaataatatttcgtaGACTCACCTCCTGAGAAGTAGTAGTCATCGTCAAGGATTAGATAATCATAAAGATCTCGATCAAGAACCGAAACTGGACTCGCGTTAGACTTATTCTCCGGCGACTCGCTCTCTTTTCCGACAAACTCATCCGCCCGAATATTCTTTGATTCTCCTAGAAGCGCAGTCTTTTCCGACGACTTACTCTTGGACGGTGAAAGGAACCAACGAACTTTCTTAGCTCCGTTAACGTCACTTCTGttctcactcttcttcttcttcgcaacTTTTCTAGGCTCGTCTTTAAACTTCTTAGCCACTTTCTcgttctccttcttcttcgccgGAGGTGGCAATGGCGGCTTCTTGGAGTCTTCTACAACAACCTTCTCGAACCTTCTAGACCTTGAAAAAGACGATGATCCGATAAGTTCCCTCTTCTCGTCGAGCTTGTCGAGATACGACAGCAAAAAGTCgtgtttcttttgttggttattggagCTCCATCTCGCCGAGGTTGGGACTATCTCGCGAAAAGAAACGGAAGCTTTGACTCTTCGGCACTGGCGGTTACCTtctttctcgtcttcttcttcttcttcgtcctcgtGACCTCTTAAGATGTAGTCCATGAAGTTAACCGACTTGCTCCGTGCGACAGCCGAACCGGTATCATCAAAATACCGGAACCGTTTGGATCCTGGTGCGGGATGGTCTAGCCCCATGAGTTTGGCTACGACGTTTggagcaggaggaggaggaggaggaagaggaggaagaggagcttGGAGAGAGACGTCATCGTTTTGGGTTTCAGTTTCGGTTTTGATCTCTTTCTTTGGCTCTTCGTTTTCTTCGTAAGGGATTAGTAGTTGGAGTGTTTCGTCAGAGTCGAGGATGTTGTCGGAAGGGTGAGTTTGTTGGCTACCGGAGCATAAAAGACGACGGACTACCGTCGTGAGGCAGCCAGTCTTAGGGTTGGGTCGTTGGGTCATGGTGATAGTGTTTTTAGTAGGAGAGTGTGTTAGAAAATGTGCAAGACGTTCTTGGTATTTATAAAGGACAAGAAGAACACTCAAGTTCACATTATTTGCGAGGACCCACAGACGTAACTAGTAACTATTTAATTTGAAAGCAAAACTATTTGGGTAAACAACAAAAGTACTGtgaaattttgttatttttaagtGACATTGTGGTTCAATAAACGCTTATGATTAGTTTATTAAGttggtttgtgttgttttgaagtgaataaaatatgttttgtgaCTTCACCGTTATATTTCACTGTATTTCGTAACACGAATTTATAGTTCTGAATAGATTCACGTATTGGTATGTATCTTACCACAATCACAAAATAATAGATTACTAGGTAAACAACCCGCACATAATGCGGATAAATCGattcaaagaaaattattatagtaaaattattatttgagatctAAGTTtcgtttgtataaaacaaaatatgtaactaattttttattattattccaatTGGTGACTATTTGGTGTAAATATACATTTCACCtgtgaaatatttgaatatagAAAAGAATTTTAACGTGGTGGAGAAATTTGTGTGgacattattttaataaaatatgaataattatcaattttaaaaaataatttgttgttttttagaaaatagtaatatagattcaaattaaatggctacaaatagttttaatttatgtaatgaattttgatttgaatCTATAATGGCATAGAtgtaattagtataattaatgaggattatttgctaaaatgtgattcgagctctctggcgacgacacatcagcattttttaagaatgcttctctattaataaaTAGGGGATTTAGTATTTATTGGTAACATAATAAGGGAGAAAGTAACCATGATcataaaataaagttatatCCAAAGTGATATGCAGGAGAAGATTCTGTTTTTGAAACTCAACGGAAGAAAAGAACTTTggtacttttgaaaaaaatcagCAATTAATAATGGCCTCatcaattatttcaaaataaaggtCATGTAATGTAACTACTtcgtgattttttttccttcacgtaagttttatattaagaaaaaagaatggtCATGCTTTTTAACTATATAcatggttttttattttccaaacatATTTAACTATAGGTTGAAACTTGAATTTTGAAGCAACTGTTTAAAATTGGAAAACCAATAAGTGGTTAGTAATtctgaaataaaatgagaatttaGCTTTTGCTAGACGTCACAATTGTCAATTTTAATACGATAgaccaatattttttaaaacaatcagtGGATTATCCACAATGTTAAGGATGATAGATCAACAATATAAACTACTAGGCTTAATTCTCAATGTGCACTGAACGGTAAAAGAATTCGTTTTAAGATATACTTAGAAGATTTAAATAATCTTAATCAGATATATAAATAGGCGGGATCAAGCTTTCGAATAGTAAAAGGAATCTTCAGAAGATGAATATTAAAAAGTTGCAAAAGGGCTCTTCGAAACCTATCTAGTTTgctttattattaaataaaaacatcgAAGGCTTGGAGCAACCAACTTTAAGGTAAtcgttaatttgtttttgtcgcCGAGTTTACGGGAGATTAATAATGATATGATTAGTCTGATCATTACATTTAAATACGTCTAgtatgtttcataatatagatctTCTACTTGTTTTATAGTATGTTTATCTTTGGCACTTTAGAAAGCGTtggtttttataatttcattcaTTGGTATAATACATGCACAACGGGTAACACAAAATATAGtacttcttttaatttcttaggATATGAAGCTATTGTTATGtcttcaataaatatatatatttaaaaaaaaaaaagatttgatagctttattatctaaatattttattttataaggcATGATCGTCAAGATCaaaaattccaaattcaaattcgaagtgtaaaaaagaaaaagaagagaatggtagtataaaatatttacagattcttttttactttccctttttccttttttttcaacttttttcgttcaaatttttgtttaaaaaaacacaagaaaatctTAACTGCGTGGCGTCATTATCAAAGATGAAGTAGAAAGTACTTCGGTCGCTTAGTTCACACCGGAAACAAAAAGAGGCAACGGAAACAGAGACGACAAATCTAAATTATATCTGACGCGCATGAAGAAAACATTGCCATCAAGGAGACCTTTTTTGCCTTATCACCTTCACCTATCAACTCTCGACCAATCCCTACCCTTACGCAtatgtgtttctttctttaaaagttttaagCACCTCtacaaattattttactttttacaaataaaaatcgaaattactaattagtatTGTTCAAAGCTCTGAGAGTGAGAGAGTGCATCAAATGTAGAAAAATATTCGGAAGCCCATTAACAGCCCATATTAAAGTattcaaatatcaaaatgttGGGTGATCTAACAACATTGGGGATGTAGCTCAgatggtagagcgctcgcttaGCATGCGAGAGGTACGGGGATCGATACCCCGCATctccacttttattttttaattgttttttttcttttctcttggtTTACCCCTTTTTCTTCATCATACAAATTAGATTATTAATAGTGAAAAAATATCTTGCAACAATAATACGTTATGCATATGATTAATTGCGAAAGTAGAAGCCTTAATGATTTATGTTTGCCTTTAATAATTGTTTTCGTTGATCATCATCTATACCAAAAAATAACTAAAGAGGAACTATTGTTGGTTTTACAAGCAACACCAACTATTTGTTTAGTTGCCTAGTTGGTGCCTGTTTATTTCGTTTCCATACGTTAAATATATTTCCCCCGTCGTTTTAGTCTCTCTGATGTCGACGGCCAAGATAACAATCACTCAACTATTTGCTCATCACATTAAACGACTTTTTTAAGAATGATGATTGAGTTGATTAGCATTCCTAATCAAGTAGTCACTCGATGCTTTTCCCAAATATGTTTGTTTCTATTTATCTTTTAAAGCTTCAAAGCTGTAACCAAAGTTCTAGTAGTGTATAAAAGAAAACGAGTAATCGAAGAATCGAGTCAAGTAACCAAATTTGATATGATTCAGATGTCGTATGTGTTTAactgttaattttctttttcttttagtataaactataaagtaaTGAGACTAATGTGTGTTAGTAAAGTAAATGACAccagttttttttcaatattcaaCATTAACCTATTGAAATTACTTGATTGAATATATACAACTAATCGGAACTCGGAAGACGTCTTGcagatttataatatatgaaaaaaatgttcTAATCAATAACAATGTGCATTTCACGTTTACAGATtctaatcaaaagaaaaaaaccgaaTGATTAACCTCCCCCTAACCACATCTTTATTAAATTGGGGAAAAGATGGAAGCAACACATCCAAAACATGCCTTTAGCTTCACTCCTACTCAATCCatattttcccaaaaatataaaCCCAACACCCTCGTACCACCTTTCCCTCTCTATTTTCACAAACCCGACACGTTTTCCACATTAAATTACCGGATTTGCCACTATGAGCTTCTTGATTTCTTACAGAGGAGCAGGAGGAACCAAGAAGATTCCTCTCTCCATCATCGTTCTCGTTCTCTGTGGTTTCATGTTCTTCGTTCTCTTATACACCGAAAGAATCAGcttgatgtcttcttcttcctcttcatattTATTCAAGCTAAAGTCGTGTCCGAGGAAAGAAGTTAGCTCGAAACCTAGTAAGCACATACGTGACACTCGAATCtgaaaactgtttttttttttggtcctgttttggtgtttctttCTTGTGACGCAAGTATTCTCACCATGTTCCTCTTAATCTTCCTTGTTTCCCAGAGGAGAAAATTCGAAAAGAGAGATCAGAGATTTTGGAATTGCTTGACGACAGGTTCGAATTCGATCCTGAAGAGTGTAATGTTGCATCAGGGAAATGGGTTTACAATAGCTCAATCGAACCACTCTACACCGATAGATCATGTCCTTACATCGACCGTCAATTCTCTTGTATGAAAAACGGACAGCCAGAAACTGATTATCTTCGGTGGGAATGGCAGCCTGACGACTGCACAATTCCACGGTAAATATTACAACTTACTAAACACAACCTATAATCTCActtgttttagggtttgagacaGAACCTTTATGAGCTTTGTTTAAATCCAAAACAGATTTAGTCCGAAGTTAGCAATGAACAAACTCAGAGGGAAAAGACTACTTTTTGTGGGAGATTCGTTGCAACGAAGCCAATGGGAATCGTTCGTGTGTTCGGTGGAATCAATAATACCGGAAGGAGAAAAATCAATGAACCGTAGCAAAAGATACTTTGTATTTAAAGCTAAGGTACGTTTAGAGATCAATATTCAAAGCAAGGCAAAACCTTCAAACCTTGTATTGCAagcaaaacatattttaaaatttttttcctctgtttatttttgttgatccGTAGGAATACAATGCTACAATTGAGTTCTATTGGGCACCATATATCGTGGAATCAAACACGGACATACCTGTGATTTTGGATCCGAAGAAAAGGATAGTGAAAGTGGACTCAGTGGAAGATCGAGCTAAGTTTTGGGAAGGAGcagatattttggttttcaacACTTACGTTTGGTGGATGAGTGGTATCCGCATGAACGCTCTGTGGGGTTCGTTTGGAAATGGGGCTAGTGGTGCGGAGGCACTAGACACAGCGGTGGCTTATAGGCTAGGTCTCAAGACATGGGCTAATTGGGTTGACTCCACCGTTGACCCTAATAAGACCAGAGTCTTCTTCACCACCATGTCTCCCACTCATACTAGGTAAACAAATCTTGAGTTTTAAATATTGGTTGGAGAAGTAATGTGTCTGCTTTGTGATTAACGTGAAGTGTTGTTATGTAAAACGTGCAGAAGTGCAGACTGGGGAAAGCCAAACGGCACAAAGTGTTTCAACGAGACGAAGCCAGTGAAGGATAAGAAGTTTTGGGGAACAGGGTCCAACAAGCAGATGATGAAAGTGGTGTCAAGCGTGATAAAGCACATGGCAACGCCCGTGACAGTGATCAACATCACGCAGCTCTCTGAGTACCGCATCGACGCCCACACAACAGTTTACACCGAGACTGGTGGCAAAATCCTAACAGCTGAGGAGAGAGCTGATCCAATGCGGCACGCTGATTGTATACATTGGTGTCTACCTGGATTGCCCGATACATGGAATCGGATCTTATTGGCTAATTTGTTGTAAATCAATGCATAGGAATCAGACTAAGAGGAGTAAACCGGGAAAAACCCATCAAAATCCTCTctctatttgtttgtttgatgaaCTTTGTATGTATAAGATTGCGACGTCGTTTTTATTATAAGATCAAACAGACTCGGCccgtttttatattttacctgGATGAAAATAAGGCCTAAATGGGCCTGGCacgtaagaaaaatatatgggCCTATTAATTAATTGAGGGAGGAGTCAAGGGTAAAGTAGGAATTTCGGGACCATGAGTTTTTAGGTTAGTTTAGTTGACTAGTGGGGTAATATGTACCGTTGGATCTTTTATATGAGAACATCGTGGCCGTTAGATGGGAGACATCAAGCCCAGTAACGCAACAACTCAAATCGCCGTCACGGTGAAGTTGTCTCCTTCTATATAACATCGGACGAATCTgggatttgtaaaaaataaggGACTTGACACCGATCTTTGTTGGGTCTCGCTCGAAACCTTCCTCTTCGTTTGCATAAGGTTAGGCTGTGATTCCTGCAAAATCTGCTCTTTTCCTACACGATcttgtttgatttgtgttttgatttgtttatccATCATAAAATTAGGTTTGAATTCGATTTGGGGGTATAATTATTGACgttattagggttttttttttttttttttaattgatatagGAAAGTGAGGTAATGGCGGGAGGAGGAAACTTCATTGCCAGAGGTATTTCGTACGTTGCGAACGAGTTCATAGTTAATGGTTTGGCTAACAGGTACTTTCGATTCTTAATACTcgtcgatttagggttttaaaatCGAATTTGGGGGTagatgttttaaatatataaagctTCTTTCTCTGGCTGAGTGGATTTATAAATAAGTTCCTCATCGGCTCGTTCATATCGAAGCAATATAGCCTCAACTTACAGCTGGTCTGCTACGTAATTTACCATACGCTGCAGCGTAGGAagtttgatatatttgtttttttttttgaacaagaTTTGGTGCTTTTgttttggaattgttttatgCTATTCCCTGATTTGAAGAGCAATGCATTTTTTTCCTGAGCTTTGGGAAACTTAGGATCTACTTTGTATAGATTTGTTGGTTTCTCCATATGTTTCTTTAGTGGTTTGCTGCCGGTGATGATTTTCGTAGGCTTGTCCTGATCAAATACATGACGTTACTCTTGAATCTAAGAAATTTCTGAGgctattattgttttgtttatctttgtttCCACACTACTTTGCACACTAGTGGATCTCCAATTGTTTCACAAGATTGGTTGTAATTCTTGCTTTGTTAACACTTACAATAACTTAGCATTAACAGTTTGTGAAATTCGTTTCTGTTTTGGCAGCCATGCGTTCCAGAGATTTGCTGTGAGGACTTCAAAGAGAATAGAAAACCTCTCTAAAATGGGTTTGTCTCTTTAACTTAAAGCATTATAAAAATTTGTGTTGTGTATTTGCTTTCTCCCTCCTGTTGCGCAATCTTATTAAAGAAGtgggtttgttttattattccAGCCGCAGAGAGCAAGGAGAAAGTTGCTCAGCAGATGGAAGAAGTCGCCAAGAACATTGAtgtgagttgttttttttttgttgctttcaaTCTTTCATAGATTCTACAGTAGGCGTTGTGATATTGAAATCTAAACTGCTCCGTTAACTTTTGCAGTCCATGAAGAAACAGTGATTATTCTCTTGGGGAATCTTATAATTGCATGGCTCAGCTCAAGTAGAGAGGTCTATTTATCTTTGTATAAAGGATGTTAAAAAGTAATAAGCGTGTGGGTTAAACAACCAGTGATCTTTTGAtgctctttctcttcttttaaatCCAACTTGACCGGAGTGACTGACCCTTATATATGAAGTTCTGTCAAGGAATTTCTGTCGTCGTATGCCTCTATTTATTTGTAGAGCTCATTTATTGATTCTTTATGTTTTGGGCTGGCtttgaatttatgtgtaaaTACGTAATCGATTTGAAAAGTTGTGAAATGTAAGACTGTAAGAGCGTGAAGGTCTCAGGTGTGCGAGCCAAAATGTCTAGAATCGATCAGCAGTATAAAATCTAATAAGCCATGCCCCACTGATATCCTCCAAAAATTTTATAATGAATCTTTAAAACATATCAATCAGACAATCACATCTTGTTGTATACTATCTACTAGTTTATAGAGAAGTTATAGCAATGCAATCACAtgcaaacaaaaatacaatccAAGATTGTCAACTGCAGTTTAGGTTAAAAAGTCCAAGTCCAAACTGTTACCGAGCTACCAGTGAGTAAATATATCGTCAGTGAAGACCATACTCACAGTGAAGATCATACAACTGTCACAGAGCATCGTAGCATAAAATTATTGCTAGTAGATacattgcttctttttttttgggactaGTGTGCGAGTTAGAATTGAAATTTCCATGACACATTTTTGCCTGATCACTCAACCTAAAAATGCCCAAGAGGATCAGGTACCGGGATCTAAAAGTACTGTACTTACCATGATGTAAGTGACAGACACTGTGAATGGCATTCATACAGTGCCAGACGTGAAGCTCCTTTAGCACAGTCACACACACTAAGTTTTTATTAAATActaactaatgtttttttttttttttttgcattttctaGTCGGAatgggaaaaagaagaagaagagacgtgTAATAGCAtagcaaaacaaagaagaagagacgtgTAATAGCAtagcaaaaaacaaagaagaagaaaacgttaAAAAAGGCAATGAAAAGGGAAAAGAATGCTATTGGCAATTTTCGAACAAAAGACAATGACCAAAGAAGCATGGTCATTTAAAGTTGGGTCATTTACGACCGCTGAAGAAgagatcaaatcaaatcaaatatggTCCTTTAAATAAGAGGCCTCAAATAAACTAACACCTACCATCTCTATGGTGATTAAATAGATTTACGCCTATAAACTAAGTATCTGATTCTGGTTGTGATGAAATAGTATTTTTTGAAGAAACGTTACGTTACGTCAGAACAGCCGTGATACATTGCGTATTTTTTTAccaaccctttttttttctttctttctaatagAATTATTGAATAAGAATAAATTgtaattagaaatattttttaggaaTGACACTTCTAGGAAAAAAAGGTCGTGTTCTGTCTCTCGCACTTCTCCACATTTATGTATTTAAAGGATTCAACAAAGTTTAGTaaaccctttttgttttctttgtaagCAAACAAATCTTGCAAAATtgatttaaaaccaaaaatatcaaaaccataAATAGAAGTAGAAggaactttctctctctctctctctctctctctctgctttcttCTCCGTTTTTTTGATTCGCTCGGCCGCGGAGGGAGGATT is from Camelina sativa cultivar DH55 chromosome 20, Cs, whole genome shotgun sequence and encodes:
- the LOC104768329 gene encoding uncharacterized protein LOC104768329, producing MAGGGNFIARGISYVANEFIVNGLANSHAFQRFAVRTSKRIENLSKMAAESKEKVAQQMEEVAKNIDSMKKQ
- the LOC104768327 gene encoding uncharacterized protein LOC104768327, with translation MTQRPNPKTGCLTTVVRRLLCSGSQQTHPSDNILDSDETLQLLIPYEENEEPKKEIKTETETQNDDVSLQAPLPPLPPPPPPAPNVVAKLMGLDHPAPGSKRFRYFDDTGSAVARSKSVNFMDYILRGHEDEEEEEDEKEGNRQCRRVKASVSFREIVPTSARWSSNNQQKKHDFLLSYLDKLDEKRELIGSSSFSRSRRFEKVVVEDSKKPPLPPPAKKKENEKVAKKFKDEPRKVAKKKKSENRSDVNGAKKVRWFLSPSKSKSSEKTALLGESKNIRADEFVGKESESPENKSNASPVSVLDRDLYDYLILDDDYYFSGGDSESASELSTTKQVETTTKSSCSSSPATTKTSTKKETSNDSEETEFITKLMNMLSDLSEEDMKSSTWVSASSSTKPVDFTQVEDLCVEFGQEILDLVMDQLVDELCM
- the LOC104768328 gene encoding protein trichome birefringence-like 3, with protein sequence MSFLISYRGAGGTKKIPLSIIVLVLCGFMFFVLLYTERISLMSSSSSSYLFKLKSCPRKEVSSKPKEKIRKERSEILELLDDRFEFDPEECNVASGKWVYNSSIEPLYTDRSCPYIDRQFSCMKNGQPETDYLRWEWQPDDCTIPRFSPKLAMNKLRGKRLLFVGDSLQRSQWESFVCSVESIIPEGEKSMNRSKRYFVFKAKEYNATIEFYWAPYIVESNTDIPVILDPKKRIVKVDSVEDRAKFWEGADILVFNTYVWWMSGIRMNALWGSFGNGASGAEALDTAVAYRLGLKTWANWVDSTVDPNKTRVFFTTMSPTHTRSADWGKPNGTKCFNETKPVKDKKFWGTGSNKQMMKVVSSVIKHMATPVTVINITQLSEYRIDAHTTVYTETGGKILTAEERADPMRHADCIHWCLPGLPDTWNRILLANLL